A stretch of the Lactuca sativa cultivar Salinas chromosome 9, Lsat_Salinas_v11, whole genome shotgun sequence genome encodes the following:
- the LOC111913585 gene encoding zinc finger A20 and AN1 domain-containing stress-associated protein 4 produces the protein MAEEQEWHEASNHVLCANNCGFFGSPTTLNLCSKCYKDHRLKEQHMSNAKLAVEKSLTPPQAPQQPPPPLETSSSSGTSVSLSVTTDLESGAVPPPPVAVEVVPIPKPQQRNRCGSCNRRVGLTGFTCKCGTTFCGTHRYPELHACSFDFKTIGKEAISKANPVIKAAKLNKI, from the coding sequence ATGGCTGAGGAACAGGAATGGCACGAAGCAAGCAATCACGTCCTCTGCGCGAATAACTGCGGCTTTTTTGGTAGCCCTACGACGCTCAACCTCTGTTCTAAGTGCTACAAAGATCATCGCCTGAAAGAACAACATATGTCGAATGCCAAACTCGCCGTCGAAAAAAGCCTCACCCCGCCGCAAGCCCCACAACAACCTCCACCACCACTGGAAACATCTTCTTCCTCTGGCACATCAGTATCTCTTTCCGTCACTACAGATCTAGAATCGGGTGCTGTGCCTCCGCCTCCGGTGGCGGTTGAGGTTGTTCCGATTCCGAAACCGCAGCAGCGGAACCGATGCGGGTCATGCAACCGGCGCGTGGGGCTAACGGGGTTCACGTGCAAGTGTGGGACTACTTTCTGCGGGACCCACCGATATCCGGAGCTCCACGCCTGCAGTTTTGATTTCAAGACAATTGGGAAAGAAGCCATCTCAAAGGCGAATCCAGTGATCAAGGCTGCAAAACTCAACAAGATTTGA